From a single Capsicum annuum cultivar UCD-10X-F1 chromosome 12, UCD10Xv1.1, whole genome shotgun sequence genomic region:
- the LOC107849410 gene encoding uncharacterized protein LOC107849410, with product MPSTVLNGRSAYEVLYRQEPDLSHLRIFGCLCFASVLPRVDKFAPRARKAVLMGYSETQKGYRLLDLENRLIFISRDITFMEHVFPFKHDSTDSPDLFFPVLDQPELLIAACDTHTSPIGATDSVPNDLPVQQEPTKVIVDYVIEQPADILEVVPADIHDEKPVITPSLNIQVREFADIRRTARSAKPPLWHKDYVLSKRTKVVCLYPIDDYITYAGMSDSYKSYVAAFSAQVEPSSFKEASTCPHWIEAMKAEV from the coding sequence ATGCCTAGTACAGTATTAAATGGAAGATCAGCATATGAAGTTTTATACAGGCAAGAACCTGATCTCAGTCACCTAAGGATttttggttgtttatgctttGCATCTGTGTTGCCTAGGGTGGATAAATTTGCTCCAAGAGCAAGAAAAGCAGTATTGATGGGGTATTCAGAGACTCAAAAGGGGTATAGGTTGCTGGACCTAGAGAATCGCCTCATTTTCATTAGTAGAGATATTACTTTTATGGAGCATGTTTTTCCCTTCAAACATGACTCAACAGACTCTCCAGACTTGTTTTTCCCAGTCTTAGACCAGCCTGAGCTGTTGATAGCTGCTTGTGATACTCATACTTCACCTATTGGTGCCACTGACTCAGTTCCTAATGACCTACCCGTTCAACAGGAACCCACTAAAGTTATTGTAGATTATGTCATTGAACAGCCTGCAGATATCCTAGAGGTTGTACCTGCAGATATCCATGATGAAAAACCTGTTATTACTCCTAGTCTAAATATACAAGTGAGGGAGTTTGCAGATATTAGAAGGACTGCTAGATCAGCTAAACCACCCTTGTGGCACAAGGATTATGTTCTATCCAAAAGAACTAAAGTTGTTTGCCTCTACCCCATTGATGATTACATAACTTATGCTGGTATGAGTGACTCTTATAAATCCTATGTTGCAGCATTCTCTGCACAGGTAGAACCTTCTTCATTCAAGGAAGCTTCTACTTGTCCTCACTGGATTGAAGCCATGAAAGCTGAAGTTTAA